A genomic region of Pelodiscus sinensis isolate JC-2024 chromosome 1, ASM4963464v1, whole genome shotgun sequence contains the following coding sequences:
- the SHISA2 gene encoding protein shisa-2 homolog, which produces MWSGRCWLLLAALGWLLPAGAGASGEYCHGWLDAQGAWRDGFQCPERFDGGDATICCGSCALRYCCSSAEARLDQGVCDNDRQQGADEQGRLDKDGPDGAAVPIYVPFLIVGSVFVAFIILGSLVAACCCRCLRPKQEPQQSRAPGGNRLMETIPMIPSASTSRGSSSRQSSTAASSSSSANSGARAPPTRSQTNCCLPEGTMNNVYVNMPTNFSVLNCQQATQIVPHQGQYLHPQYVGYAVQHDSMPMTPVPPFLDGLQSGYRQIQSPYPHANSEQKMYPAVTV; this is translated from the exons ATGTGGAGCGGgcgctgctggctgctgctggcggcgctgggctggctgctgccggcgggggccggggccagcgGCGAGTACTGCCACGGCTGGTTGGACGCGCAGGGCGCCTGGCGGGACGGGTTCCAGTGCCCGGAGCGCTTCGACGGCGGGGACGCCACCATCTGCTGCGGCAGCTGCGCCTTGCGCTACTGCTGCTCCAGCGCCGAGGCCCGGCTGGACCAGGGCGTGTGCGACAACGACCGGCAGCAGGGGGCGGACGAGCAGGGCCGGCTGGACAAAGACGGCCCGGATGGCGCAGCAG tgcCCATTTATGTTCCATTCCTTATAGTTGGATCTGTTTTTGTTGCCTTTATCATCTTGGGATCTCTAGTAGCAGCTTGTTGCTGCAGATGCCTGCGACCCAAGCAGGAGCCACAGCAGAGCCGAGCACCTGGAGGTAATCGGCTGATGGAGACTATTCCCATGATTCCAAGTGCTAGTACCTCCCGTGGTTCATCTTCTCGTCAATCAAGTACAGCTGCCAGCTCCAGTTCCAGTGCCAATTCAGGTGCCAGAGCCCCCCCTACTAGGTCACAGACCAACTGCTGTTtgccagaagggaccatgaaTAATGTCTATGTCAACATGCCTACTAACTTCTCAGTACTGAACTGCCAGCAGGCTACCCAGATTGTGCCACATCAAGGGCAGTATTTGCACCCACAGTATGTAGGTTATGCTGTCCAACATGACTCTATGCCTATGACCCCGGTGCCACCTTTCCTGGATGGTCTGCAAAGTGGATACAGACAGATTCAGTCTCCCTATCCCCATGCCAATAGTGAACAGAAGATGTACCCAGCGGTGactgtgtaa